AATATTGGAAATTTGGTAAACCTTAATATGTTAGATACTAGGATTATTGGACGAGACAAACAATTATCCATAGAGAACTATATTACAGCTAATGGTTTTAACATATCCCAATATCAAACAGATATTTCTGATACTTCAAGAGCCTTGTTAGGATCAAGCCAACAAAATTGGTTAACACAACAAATCAATAACAGTTCTGCAAAATGGCAAGTATTAGGACAACAAGTACTAATGGCTAAAATGCATGTTCCTGCAGAAATTTTAACAGCATTTGAATCTCCCAACTTAGAGAGTATTTTAACAGAATTGGTAAATATTAAATTAAGATTTTTACAAAATGACCCTAGCCTAACGGAACAAGAAATAGCTAGAATATCAACCGTTTTACCTTATAATCTTGATGCTTGGGATGGCTATCCTTTAGACCGAGAAACATTGTATAATACTTTGGGTGATAAAAAAATTATTACGTTAGCTGGCGACAGTCATAATGCATGGACTAGCAAACTAACCAAAGAAGACAAAACAGAAGTTGGAATAGAATTGGCTACTGCCGGAATTACTTCTCCTGGTTTTAAAGAATATTTAGGAAACCCTAGCAACGAAATTTTAACTGCTTTTGAAAGTGCTATAACGACTTTAATAGATGATTTAAATTATTTTAATGCTACACAAAAAGGCTTTATTCTAACTACTTTTACTCAAAGCCAAGCAAAAGCAGAATGGATTTTTGTAGACACTATTTTATCTGCAAATTACTCAACCTCTGTAGGACATACTATTACTTATTCATAACAATCACCCTTAATTTGCACAGCATTTATCTACCTTGCATTTACAATACTTTCTATTAATTAAATGTAAGCCTATTAATAAAACTGTGGGGATATAAATAATAAGCTCATTCACAATTAACCATTCCATTTTTTCATTTAAAACAATCAGCGATAATAAAGCCCAACTTATCCATAGAGCATATTTAATCCAAATACTGGTGCTTGTTTCCGTTGATCTATAAATAGCCAAAAAAGAAATGATTAAAAACAAATAATCCATAAACTTCCACCAATACAGTGGATTGTTACTTGTTATAAAACTTGCAGTAATCATAAAAACAAAAGGCGTTGCAACACAATGTATAAGACACAAAGTACTCGCCAATGCCCCTAGAATATCAGATTTTTGTTTTGTAAATATTGCCAAACCTTTCATAAAACTAATTTTGCTACAAATATATTATAAAGAACCATAAACGCAACGATGATGCATTTAATTAATATAAATATTTTACTATGCTGTAAAATACATTCCATAATTTTGCTTTATGGATTTTAAAGTCGTTTCTAAATATCAACCTACAGGTGACCAACCCAATGCTATTAAAGAATTAGTAGCTGGAGTAAACAATGGAGATCAATATCAAACACTCTTAGGGGTTACTGGTTCTGGTAAAACCTTTACGGTAGCCAATGTAATTCAAGAAGTAAAAAAACCAACCTTGGTTTTGGCACATAACAAAACCTTGGCAGCGCAATTGTATTCCGAGTTTAAAAACTTTTTTCCCAACAATGCTGTAGAGTATTTTGTTTCTTACTACGACTATTACCAACCTGAAGCTTATATTCCATCCTCTGGGGTTTATATAGAAAAAGATTTATCTATTAACGAAGAAATAGAACGTTTGCGTTTAAGCACTTCTTCTTCGCTTTTATGTGGTAGAAAAGATGTTTTGGTAGTTGCCTCTGTGTCTTGTTTATACGGTATGGGAAATCCTGTTGAATTTAAAAACAACGTAGTTACTATTGAGGTAGATCAACAAATAAGTAGAACCAAGTTTTTACACCAATTGGTGCAAAGTTTATATGCGCGTACAGAAGCAGATATGAAAAGTGGAAACTTTAAAGTAAAAGGAGATACTGTTACTATTTTTCCTTCTTATGGAGAATACGCTTATAGAGTTCACTTTTTTGGAGATGAAATTGAAGAAATTGAATCTTATGATTTAGAGAACAAACAAGTGATAGAACGCTTTGAAACCTTAGATATTTATCCTGCCAATTTATTCGTGACTTCTCCTGATATTTTACAGGGAGCCATTCATCAAATTCAAGAAGATTTGATGAAACAATATGATTATTTTAATGAAATTGGAAAAACCTTAGAGGCCAAACGTTTAAAAGAACGTACAGAGTTTGATTTAGAAATGATTCGTGAATTAGGATACTGTAGCGGAATTGAAAACTATTCTAGGTATTTAGATGGTCGTCAACCCGGAACAAGACCTTTCTGTTTGTTAGATTATTTTCCTGATGATTTCTTAATGGTGATTGATGAAAGTCATGTAACCATTCCGCAAACCCATGCCATGTATGGTGGTGACCGATCTAGAAAAGAAAATTTGGTGGAATTTGGTTTTAGATTACCTGCCGCCATGGATAACCGTCCCTTAAAATTTGAAGAGTTTGAAGCCATTCAAAATCAAGTGATTTATGTAACTGCAACTCCAGCCGACTACGAGCTAGAAAAATCTGGTGGTGTGGTGGTAGAACAAGTTATTCGCCCTACCGGTTTATTAGATCCTATTATTGAAGTTCGTCCTAGTCAAAATCAAATAGATGATTTGATTGAAGAAATTCAAAAACGTATAGAAGTAGATGAACGTGTTTTGGTAACAACTTTAACCAAACGTATGGCAGAAGAATTGGCTAAATATTTAACTAGAATTCAAGTACGTTGCCGATATATACACTCTGATGTAGATACTTTAGAGCGAGTAGAAATTATGCAAGACTTACGTAAAGGTTTGTTTGATGTATTAATTGGGGTGAACCTGTTACGTGAAGGTTTAGATTTACCCGAAGTTTCTTTGGTAGCTATTATTGATGCAGATAAAGAAGGTTTTTTACGTTCTCATAGATCCTTAACACAAACTGTAGGTAGGGCTGCAAGAAATGTAAATGGGATGGCAATTTTGTATGCAGATAAAATTACCAAAAGCATGCAATTAACCATTGATGAAACAGCTCGTAGGCGTGAAAAACAAATTGCCTATAACGAGGCCAATGGCATTACTCCTACACAAATCAAAAAAGATTTTGGAAATAATTTAACTGATAACTCTGGAACAAATTACGAGGAAATACAACATAATTTAGCTGCAGAAGAAGATTTAGATTATTTATCTAAACCTGCTATTGAGGAACGCATTAAGGAAAAACAACGCGCTATGGAAAAAGCAGCAAAAGCATTAGATTTTATGACAGCTGCTAAATTTAGAGATGAAATAAAAGCTTTAAAAGGTAAATTAACCTCTTAAAAATTGATTTGTTTATTTGTGAGAACAAACTATTTTCCATCCATAAACAAATCAATCCTCTAATAACTAAAAAATTCTTTTTCTATACTAGCTGTTATAATATTTAGCTTATCCATAATATCTTCTATACAATCTGCAAAACGCCCTTCTACTTCATCAATGGTTTTATAATTGTATTCACATCTTGTTTTATTAATCAAGTATGAAGTTCCTCCTTTGGCCTCATTTCTTGTTAAAATTTTTATATTCTTAGCAGCATTATTCAAACATCTAACTACAGACTTGGTACATAAAGGATTTAGAATTAAAAAATCTAAGGTATCTGCACTTTTAGGTGTTTTTTTGTAATAACGCCTCATCATGTCAAAAGACTGTATACACTTTAACAAAGTAATCCACTCGTAACTTGTATTAAAATCACCATGTAACTCAGATTTTGATGATTTTGCATCTATATACTTTGTATTGATAATTCTAATAACCTGAGAAGCTCTTTCTAAATTAATACCCAATGAGATAATTGCATAAGCCTCATCATGCATTAACGTTTCTATTATTTTTCCTCTTAACGCTGCAACTTCTTTAGTTACATAAGACGTAAATTCATCTAAACCAGCATTGGTAAAATGCTCTGCACTGTAATTAGTGATGTAATGATGTAAACTATTGATAGATTCAAATAATTCTATAGATAATAAATCCCTTGAACCGCTAGCATTGACCCTAGCATATTTAAAACAACTTAGTACCGAAAAAGGGTTTTCTGGATTTAACCCCACATCATATAATACTTCCTTTTCATCTATCACATCGTCATTATTGTGGACAACATCATTAACCATGTACAAAATTGACTTTAACACAAATTGCCTAGATTGAGAAACATCATTAGATGCATCTAAGGAAGAAAAATAATTAACATTGATAAACCTTGCAATATGCTCGGTTCTCTCTAAATACCTTCCCATCCAGAATAAATTATTGGCTACTCTTGCTAACATATTTTTTTATTTTTTTAATACCCAAGTATCTTTAGAACCACCTCCTTGAGAAGAGTTTACAATTAAATTTCCTCTTTTAAGCGCTACCCTAGTCAATCCACCTTTTAACACAAATGCTTTGTCTTTACCTAGCAATGTAAATGTTCTTAAATCTACATGTCTAGGTTCAAAAACTTCTTC
Above is a genomic segment from Wenyingzhuangia fucanilytica containing:
- a CDS encoding MerC domain-containing protein, with translation MKGLAIFTKQKSDILGALASTLCLIHCVATPFVFMITASFITSNNPLYWWKFMDYLFLIISFLAIYRSTETSTSIWIKYALWISWALLSLIVLNEKMEWLIVNELIIYIPTVLLIGLHLINRKYCKCKVDKCCAN
- the uvrB gene encoding excinuclease ABC subunit UvrB codes for the protein MDFKVVSKYQPTGDQPNAIKELVAGVNNGDQYQTLLGVTGSGKTFTVANVIQEVKKPTLVLAHNKTLAAQLYSEFKNFFPNNAVEYFVSYYDYYQPEAYIPSSGVYIEKDLSINEEIERLRLSTSSSLLCGRKDVLVVASVSCLYGMGNPVEFKNNVVTIEVDQQISRTKFLHQLVQSLYARTEADMKSGNFKVKGDTVTIFPSYGEYAYRVHFFGDEIEEIESYDLENKQVIERFETLDIYPANLFVTSPDILQGAIHQIQEDLMKQYDYFNEIGKTLEAKRLKERTEFDLEMIRELGYCSGIENYSRYLDGRQPGTRPFCLLDYFPDDFLMVIDESHVTIPQTHAMYGGDRSRKENLVEFGFRLPAAMDNRPLKFEEFEAIQNQVIYVTATPADYELEKSGGVVVEQVIRPTGLLDPIIEVRPSQNQIDDLIEEIQKRIEVDERVLVTTLTKRMAEELAKYLTRIQVRCRYIHSDVDTLERVEIMQDLRKGLFDVLIGVNLLREGLDLPEVSLVAIIDADKEGFLRSHRSLTQTVGRAARNVNGMAILYADKITKSMQLTIDETARRREKQIAYNEANGITPTQIKKDFGNNLTDNSGTNYEEIQHNLAAEEDLDYLSKPAIEERIKEKQRAMEKAAKALDFMTAAKFRDEIKALKGKLTS
- a CDS encoding alpha-E domain-containing protein, which encodes MLARVANNLFWMGRYLERTEHIARFINVNYFSSLDASNDVSQSRQFVLKSILYMVNDVVHNNDDVIDEKEVLYDVGLNPENPFSVLSCFKYARVNASGSRDLLSIELFESINSLHHYITNYSAEHFTNAGLDEFTSYVTKEVAALRGKIIETLMHDEAYAIISLGINLERASQVIRIINTKYIDAKSSKSELHGDFNTSYEWITLLKCIQSFDMMRRYYKKTPKSADTLDFLILNPLCTKSVVRCLNNAAKNIKILTRNEAKGGTSYLINKTRCEYNYKTIDEVEGRFADCIEDIMDKLNIITASIEKEFFSY